A DNA window from Trypanosoma brucei brucei TREU927 chromosome 10, whole genome shotgun sequence contains the following coding sequences:
- a CDS encoding 40S ribosomal protein S3a, putative codes for MTLGKNKRISKGGKRGKKKAQEAMSRKEWYDVVAPKNFEVRQFAKTICNKTQGTKIAADFLRGRVYEGNLADLNKTQNEDDAYRKVKFTVQEVQGRNLLTQFHGMDMTSDRVYYLLRKWCTTIEATVEAKTADGYGLRLFLIAFTKKQENQLSKNCYAKTRLVKWVRMRATNIIRRRLAKLDINDAVSLLTRNILRDRLAKRCNPIIPLRDLRIRKVKVIRTPKFDAQALIAAHGEVPTSAEGEARVVEEAQEETA; via the coding sequence ATGACTCTTGGGAAGAATAAGCGCATCAGCAAGGGCGGGAAGCGCGGCAAGAAGAAGGCGCAGGAGGCGATGAGCCGCAAGGAATGGTATGACGTAGTTGCGCCCAAGAACTTCGAGGTGCGTCAGTTCGCCAAGACCATTTGCAACAAAACGCAGGGTACCAAGATTGCCGCAGATTTCCTGCGCGGTCGTGTGTACGAGGGTAACTTGGCTGATCTGAACAAAACTCAGAATGAAGACGATGCTTACCGCAAGGTGAAGTTCACTGTTCAAGAGGTGCAAGGTCGCAACTTACTGACCCAGTTTCACGGGATGGACATGACCTCTGATCGTGTTTATTACCTTCTGCGCAAGTGGTGCACAACAATTGAGGCTACCGTAGAGGCGAAAACTGCCGATGGTTATGGTCTCCGCCTCTTTTTGATTGCGTTCACCAAGAAGCAGGAGAATCAGCTGTCGAAGAACTGTTATGCCAAGACACGCCTGGTAAAGTGGGTGCGCATGCGCGCTACCAACATCATTCGCCGGCGCCTGGCCAAGTTGGACATCAACGATGCTGTGTCTTTGCTGACCCGCAACATTCTGCGTGACCGTTTGGCGAAACGTTGCAACCCGATCATTCCGCTGCGTGACCTGCGCATCCGCAAGGTGAAGGTTATTCGTACACCCAAGTTCGACGCTCAGGCCCTCATTGCAGCTCACGGTGAAGTTCCCACATCCGCTGAGGGCGAGGCACGCGTTGTTGAAGAGGCGCAGGAGGAGACTGCTTAA
- a CDS encoding 40S ribosomal protein S3a, putative has translation MTLGKNKRISKGGKRGKKKAQEAMSRKEWYDVVAPKNFEVRQFAKTICNKTQGTKVAADFLRGRVYEGNLADLNKTQNEDDAYRKVKFTVQEVQGRNLLTQFHGMDMTSDRVYYLLRKWCTTIEATVEAKTADGYGLRLFLIAFTKKQENQLSKNCYAKTRLVKWVRMRATNIIRRRLAKLDINDAVSLLTRNILRDRLAKRCNPIIPLRDLRIRKVKVIRTPKFDAQALIAAHGEVPTSAEGEARVVEEAQEETA, from the coding sequence ATGACTCTCGGGAAGAATAAGCGCATCAGCAAGGGCGGGAAGCGCGGCAAGAAGAAGGCGCAGGAGGCGATGAGCCGCAAGGAATGGTATGACGTAGTTGCGCCCAAGAACTTCGAGGTGCGTCAGTTCGCCAAGACCATTTGCAACAAAACGCAGGGTACCAAGGTTGCCGCAGATTTCCTGCGCGGTCGTGTGTACGAGGGTAACTTGGCTGATCTGAACAAAACTCAGAATGAAGACGATGCTTACCGCAAGGTGAAGTTCACTGTTCAAGAGGTGCAAGGTCGCAACTTACTGACCCAGTTTCACGGGATGGACATGACCTCTGATCGTGTTTATTACCTTCTGCGCAAGTGGTGCACAACAATTGAGGCTACCGTAGAGGCGAAAACTGCCGATGGTTATGGTCTCCGCCTCTTTTTGATTGCGTTCACCAAGAAGCAGGAGAATCAGCTGTCGAAGAACTGTTATGCCAAGACACGCCTGGTGAAGTGGGTGCGCATGCGCGCTACCAACATCATTCGCCGGCGCCTGGCCAAGTTGGACATCAACGATGCTGTGTCTTTGCTGACCCGCAACATTCTGCGTGACCGTTTGGCGAAACGTTGCAACCCGATCATTCCGCTGCGTGACCTGCGCATCCGCAAGGTGAAGGTTATTCGTACACCCAAGTTCGACGCTCAGGCCCTCATTGCCGCTCACGGTGAAGTTCCCACATCCGCTGAGGGCGAGGCACGCGTTGTTGAAGAGGCGCAGGAGGAGACTGCTTAA
- a CDS encoding protein kinase, putative, with protein MTSTTEFTGSSLLQDEKVVLKDYVASQRLGEGGYASVFLVKYVPSGECFAMKIIPNNYLMGSESLIIQEATVMQSLEHPHVVKLYKFLQSTSAFYLIMELAECGELFDLVIAEKYFREATARLYFQQLMSAIDYCHSNGVAHRDLKAENLLLGKDNRLLVCDFGFCSKYRTEGEDGDDGSPNETLQPIGTLHYTSPEMVTRTTGSLAVDVFQQDLWCAGIILFFMLTGRLPFSGRDDEETLHLIQMGSFSFTEEEEARLTPGARSLVRGMLALEPTERPSISQILESEWFVVDIKADLFPHRPELKRGAAFLDFSTQHRATEQEEAAIRKAFKKINIDGYGDITRDQLRDMLTTLHGKKVSAEGVSELVHLFTGKKDSMFVTFKQFHDAWVIRDLAHSSFKHSDDFQLPKIIDTEMDGVERKVVRQVRTAFDCVDELHTGVIDMNQLKRLFERCQTDVNDEEIRSLIRFFDEHEVGNRGEITFRMFLKGVVSRDMLVRHPMGRKLAAATNLAALYRYCELRESVRRGVFVSGVWDNIVKKLMKHADRLVLIRDVVNMSDVERVYSFCYVGKSAAQTTPLTMSATPPAIESEGCFLTPKDLSHNALLGSSFCTSSIPMLPHSTGHAGQYSNVNDAHHGNLASSYEESSRWAESLKAGSVSPPQRTIAYGSGPTPKNQVTGTCTIDVLLSSGAFEYTLVRFCRISGRTHDFHEAVAYVAKLLEPERLRAMEDTLPRGESVLI; from the coding sequence atGACCTCAACGACCGAATTCACCGGTTCGTCGCTCCTGCAGGACGAGAAGGTGGTGCTGAAGGATTATGTCGCCAGTCAGCGACTTGGTGAAGGAGGTTACGCTTCGGTATTTCTCGTCAAGTATGTCCCGTCCGGAGAGTGTTTTGCGATGAAGATAATACCGAATAATTACTTGATGGGCTCTGAATCACTAATCATTCAGGAAGCCACCGTCATGCAGTCTTTAGAGCACCCGCACGTGGTGAAGTTATACAAGTTTCTGCAGAGTACCTCCGCTTTCTACCTAATCATGGAGCTTGCTGAATGCGGGGAGTTGTTCGATCTTGTCATTGCTGAGAAATATTTCCGTGAAGCAACGGCCCGATTGTACTTTCAGCAACTCATGTCTGCTATAGACTACTGCCACAGTAACGGCGTCGCCCACAGAGATCTAAAGGCGGAGAATTTGTTACTTGGCAAAGATAATCGGTTATTGGTATGCGACTTTGGTTTCTGCAGCAAATATCGAACAGAAGGGGAAGATGGAGACGATGGCTCTCCAAATGAGACCCTGCAACCCATCGGGACTCTGCACTACACTTCCCCAGAGATGGTGACACGCACCACCGGTTCTCTCGCTGTAGATGTGTTTCAGCAAGACCTCTGGTGTGCGGgtattattctcttcttcatGCTTACGGGTCGACTTCCCTTCTCCGGCCGAGATGATGAGGAGACGTTGCACCTCATTCAGATGGGTAGCTTTTCCTtcacggaggaggaggaggcgcgtCTCACCCCTGGGGCTCGGTCACTGGTGCGTGGGATGCTTGCCTTAGAGCCGACAGAGCGACCGAGCATATCGCAAATACTTGAAAGCGAGTGGTTTGTTGTAGATATCAAAGCTGACCTCTTCCCCCACCGCCCCGAGTTAAAACGCGGTGCTGCGTTTCTGGATTTCTCCACGCAGCACCGTGCAACTGAGCAAGAGGAGGCCGCGATACGAAAGgcgtttaaaaaaattaacattGATGGTTACGGAGATATAACACGAGATCAGCTACGGGATATGCTAACCACCCTACACGGTAAGAAGGTGAGTGCGGAGGGAGTGTCGGAGCTTGTTCACCTCTTTACTGGAAAGAAAGATAGCATGTTTGTTACCTTCAAACAGTTTCACGACGCATGGGTCATCAGGGACCTCGCACACTCCTCGTTTAAACACAGCGACGACTTTCAGCTTCCCAAAATCATTGATACGGAGATGGATGGTGTTGAGCGAAAGGTAGTACGGCAGGTGCGCACTGCCTTTGATTGCGTAGACGAACTTCACACAGGTGTTATTGACATGAATCAATTGAAGCGCCTCTTCGAGCGGTGCCAAACTGACGTAAACGATGAAGAGATTCGAAGTCTAATCCGCTTCTTTGATGAGCACGAGGTGGGAAACCGTGGTGAAATAACATTCCGTATGTTCCTCAAAGGTGTGGTGAGCCGTGACATGCTTGTTCGGCATCCAATGGGCCGGAAACTTGCCGCAGCAACAAATTTAGCTGCGTTGTATCGATACTGTGAGTTGAGAGAGAGTGTTCGGCGCGGTGTCTTTGTGTCGGGTGTCTGGGATAACATCGTGAAAAAGCTGATGAAACATGCCGACCGTCTTGTCTTAATCCGTGATGTAGTGAACATGTCTGATGTGGAACGTGTTTATTCCTTCTGCTATGTTGGAAAATCGGCTGCGCAAACCACTCCATTGACCATGTCGGCGACGCCACCAGCTATCGAATCTGAAGGGTGTTTTTTGACACCGAAAGACCTCTCACACAACGCCCTGTTGGGTAGCAGCTTCTGTACATCATCCATTCCCATGCTACCCCATTCCACAGGTCATGCTGGCCAGTATTCCAATGTGAATGATGCTCATCATGGTAATTTGGCTTCAAGCTACGAGGAATCGTCACGGTGGGCGGAATCCCTCAAAGCAGGCAGCGTCTCCCCACCACAACGCACGATCGCTTATGGTAGTGGCCCAACCCCAAAGAACCAAGTGACTGGCACATGTACTATTGATGTACTACTTTCTTCCGGGGCCTTTGAATATACACTAGTTCGATTTTGCCGTATCTCTGGACGCACGCACGACTTTCACGAGGCAGTTGCTTACGTTGCCAAACTTCTGGAACCTGAGCGACTGCGAGCAATGGAGGACACACTTCCCAGGGGCGAAAGCGTACTTATATAA